ACCAGATCGGCGGTCAGCAGGGCGGGGTCGGCGACGGGGAAGTCGGCGAAGGTCAGCGAGGCGTCGTGGCCCAGCCTGCGCCACAGCTCCTCGGCGATGTGCGGGGCGACCGGCGCCAGCATCAGCACCAGCGGCTCGGCGATCTCGCGCGGCGTCGCGCCGGCCTTGGTCACCGCGTTGGTCAGCTCGATCAGCTTCGCGACGGCGGTGTTGAAGCGCAGCGCGGCCATGTCCTCGCGGACCCCGGCGATGGTGCGGTGCAGCAGGCGCCGCAGGTCGTCGGAGGCCGGAGTGTCGACGACGGTGACCGCGCCGGTCTCCTCGTCGATCATGGTGCGCCAGACCCGCTGCAGGAAGCGGTACGAGCCGACGACGGCGCGGGTGTCCCAGGGGCGGGACACCTCCAGCGGGCCCATGGACATCTCGTAGACGCGGAAGGTGTCGGCGCCGTACCGCTCGACCATCTCGTCGGGCGTGACGACGTTCTTCAGCGACTTGCCCATCTTGCCGTACTCGCGGCCGACCTTCTCGCCGTTCCAGGTGTAGACGCCGGCCTGCTCTTCGCTGACCTCCTCGGCCGGGACGTACGCGCCGCGGTCGTCGGTGTACGCGTAGGCCTGGATGTAGCCCTGGTTGAACAGGCGGTGGTACGGCTCGAAGCTGCTGACGTGGCCCAGGTCGAACAGCACCTTGTGCCAGAAGCGCGCGTACAGCAGGTGCAGCACGGCGTGCTCGACGCCGCCGACGTACAGGTCGACGCCGCCGGAGTCGCCGGGAGCCTGCGGGCCGACCCAGTACGCCTCGTTGGCGGGGTCGACGAAGGCCTGCTCGTTGGCCGGGTCCAGGTAACGCAGCTGGTACCAGCAGGAGCCGGCCCACTGCGGCATGGTGTTGGTCTCGCGGATGTAGGTCTGCGGGCCGTCGCCCAGGTCCAGCTCGACCTCGACCCACTCCTTGGCCCGCGACAGCGGCGTCTCGGGCGAGGACGAGGCGTCGTCGGGGTCGAACGTCTTCGGCGAGAAGTCGGCGACCTCGGGCAGCTCCAGCGGCAGCATGCTCTCGGGCAGCGCGACGGCCTGGCCGTCGGTGCCGTACACGATCGGGAACGGCTCGCCCCAGTAGCGCTGGCGGCTGAACAGCCAGTCGCGCAGCCGGTACGTGGTGGCGCCCTGACCGTGGCCCTCGGCCTCCAGCCAGGCGATGATCTTCTCCTTGGCCTCGGCGATGCCCAGGCCGTCCAGCATGCCGGAGTTGATCGCCGGGCCCTCGCCGGTGTACGCCTTGCCGTCGAAGCCCGCCGACGGCTGCACGGTGCGGATGATGGGCAGCTCGAAGACCTCGGCGAACTCCCAGTCGCGCTCGTCCTGGCCGGGCACCGCCATGATCGCGCCGGTGCCGTAGCCGGCCAGCACGTAGTCGGCGATGAACACGGGGATGCGCGCGCCGTTGACCGGGTTGACCGCGTACGCGCCGGTGAAGACGCCGGTCTTGACCTTGGCGTCGGCCTGCCGCTCGACGTCGGTCTTCGCCGCCGCCTGGGCGCGGTACGCCGCGACGGCCTGCGCCGGGGTGTCGTGGCCGCCGGTCCACACCGCGTGGGTGCCCTCGGGCCAGGCGGCCGGCACGATGCCGTCGACCAGCTCGTGCTCGGGCGCGACGACCATGTAGGTGGCGCCGTACACGGTGTCGGGGCGGGTGGTGAAGACCCGGATCGGGTCCACGCCCTCGCGGTCGGCGACGGGGAACGCGATGTGCGCGCCGGTGGAGCGGCCGATCCAGTTCTTCTGCATCAGCTTGATGGCCTCGGGCCAGTCCAGCGTGTCCAGGTCGTCGATCAGGCGGTCGCCGTACGCGGTGATCCGCATCATCCACTGCTTCAGGTTGCGCTTGAAGACCGGGAAGTTGCCGCGCTCGCTGCGCCCGTCGGAGGTGACCTCCTCGTTGGCCAGCACCGTGCCCAGGCCGGGGCACCAGTTGACGGGCGCCTCGGAGACGTACGCCAGGCGGTGCTCGTTGATGATCGCGCGGCGCTCGGTCTCGCTCTTCGCGGCCCAGGTGGGGTCCTCCGCGGCCAGCTTCTCCACCAGCTCGGCGATCGGGCGGGCCTTGCCCTGCTCCGCGTCGAACCAGGAGTTGAAGACCTGCAGGAAGATCCACTGCGTCCAGCGGTAGAACTCGACGTCGGTGGTGGCCACCGAGCGCCGGTCGTCGTGGCCCAGGCCCAGCATGCGCAGCTGGGCGCGGTAGCGCTCGACGTTGCGCTCGGTGGTGACCCGCGGGTGGGTGCCGGTCTGCACCGCGTACTGCTCGGCGGGCAGGCCGAACGAGTCGAAGCCCATCGTGTGCAGCACGTTGAAGCCCGCCATGCGCTGGAAGCGGGCGAACACGTCGGTGCCGATGAAGCCCAGCGGGTGCCCGACGTGCAGGCCGGCGCCGGACGGGTACGGGAACATGTCCAGCACGAACTGCTTCGGCGCGCCCGAGCGCGGGTGCGACGGGTCGGCCAGCGGGCCGACCGGGTTGGGCGCATGGAAGGTGCCGTGCTCCTGCCAGTAGTCCTGCCACTGCGCCTCGACGGCGTTGGCCATCGCCGCGGTGTAGCGGTACGGGGGGATGTCGGCCGGGGTCTCGGCGTGCTCGCTCATGTCAGAGTCCTCACGGGTCAATCAAGATCAAGTCATCGGGCGTATGGCGCGCCGGGCGCGCCGCGGGCGTCTCCTCGGGCACAAAAAAGCCCCTCACGCAGGAGGGGTCGCCGTGCTCACGCGCGCTCTGTCGCGTCAGCACGGCTCACTAAGGAGCGCCAGGGCCCAAGCCATGCCCGCATGATACCCCCGCGCGCCGTGGCCACGCATCTCGCATACCTCCCGTTGCCGACGCGCCGGACGTGCGGAACACTGCGGACAAGGCGTGCCCTTTCGGCGCCGGAACCAGGTAGTTGCTCAGCGAGGCAACCTCGCCGACGGCACACCGCGTTCTGTCGGGGCGCGGGTGATCAGAAGTGCAGGCCCCGTAGTTGCGATTCTCAGGAGGACATGTGACCACGCAACGCAGTGGGGGCGAACTCACCGACCCCATGACGGTCGACGAGTTCCGGGCCACGACCAACGCCATCGTGGCCAACATCGAGCAGGTGATCGAGGGCAAGACCGCGACCGTACGGCTGGCCCTCGCGGTGCTGCTGGCTGAGGGTCACCTGCTGATCGAGGACGTCCCCGGCGTCGGCAAGACGAAGCTGGCCAAGGCGCTGGCGCGGTCGATCGACTGCTCCGTGCGGCGCATCCAGTTCACCCCCGACCTGCTGCCCAGCGACGTCACCGGGGTGAGCGTCTACAACCAGGAGACCCGCGACTTCGAGTTCAAGCCGGGCGCGGTGTTCGCGAACCTGGTGGTCGGCGACGAGATCAACCGGGCCTCGCCGAAGACCCAGTCCGCGCTGCTGGAGTGCATGGAGGAGCACCAGGTCACCGTCGACGGCGTCACGTACGCCATGGAGGTGCCCTTCATGGTGGTCGCCACGCAGAACCCCATCGAGATGGAGGGCACCTACCCGCTGCCCGAGGCGCAGCGCGACCGGTTCACCGCCCGGATCGCGATGGGCTACCCCGACGCGGCGGCCGAGTTCGCCATGCTCGACGGCTACCAGGCGCACGACCCGCTGGAGGACCTCAGCGCGGTCGTCGACGGCGGCACCGTGCGGCGGCTCATCGCCACCGTGCGCAACGTGCACGTCGCCGACGCGGTGAAGCGCTACGCCGTGGAGCTGGTCACCGCCACTCGTGAGGCCCCCGAGCTGCGCCTGGGCGCGTCCCCCCGGTCGACCCTGCAGCTGCTGCGCACCGCCAAGGCGGTCGCCGCGCTCGACGGCCGCGACTACGTCGTGCCGGACGACCTGCAGACGCTGGCCGTGCCGGTGCTCGCGCACCGCGTCATCCCCACCGCCGACGCCCAGCTGGCCCGGCGCACCACCGACGCGATCCTGTCCGAGCTGGTGCACCGCCTGCCCGTGCCGCACGACCGCAGCCGCTCGCCGTACGACACCCGCCCGGCCACTCCCCCCAACTCCTTCTACGACCGGCGGGGCTGACCGATGCGTGAGGCGCTGCGCGGGCTCACCACCCGGGGCCGCTCCTTCCTCGCCGCCGGGACGGCCGCGCTGCTGTGCGCGCTCGCCCTCGGCGAGACGGACCTGATGCGGGTGGCGGTGCTGCTGGTGGCGCTGCCGTTGATGGCGGCGCTGTACGTCGGCCGGGCGCGCTACAAGCTCGCCTGCTCGCGCAGCCTCGACCCGTACCGGGTGCAGGCCGGGGGCAGCGCGCGGGTGCTGCTCCGGCTGCAGAACATGTCCCGCCTGCCCACCGGCACCCTGCTGCTGGAGGACCGGCTGCCGTACGCGCTGGGCAGCCGCCCGCGGCTGGTGCTGGAGAAGCTCGGCGCGCAGCAGGCCAGCTCGGTGGCGTACACGGTGCGCGCCGAGCTGCGCGGCCGCTACGAGGTGGGCCCGCTGACGCTGCGCATGACCGACCCGTTCGGCCTGTGCGAGCTGACCCGCTCGTTCCCCAGCTCGGACAAGCTCACCGTGATCCCGAACGTGGCGGCGCTGCAGCTGGTCCGGCTCGCCGGGGAGTACTCCGGCACCGGTGACAGCCGGGCCCGCTCGGTCGCCGTGCACGGCGAGG
The Catellatospora sp. IY07-71 DNA segment above includes these coding regions:
- the leuS gene encoding leucine--tRNA ligase — its product is MSEHAETPADIPPYRYTAAMANAVEAQWQDYWQEHGTFHAPNPVGPLADPSHPRSGAPKQFVLDMFPYPSGAGLHVGHPLGFIGTDVFARFQRMAGFNVLHTMGFDSFGLPAEQYAVQTGTHPRVTTERNVERYRAQLRMLGLGHDDRRSVATTDVEFYRWTQWIFLQVFNSWFDAEQGKARPIAELVEKLAAEDPTWAAKSETERRAIINEHRLAYVSEAPVNWCPGLGTVLANEEVTSDGRSERGNFPVFKRNLKQWMMRITAYGDRLIDDLDTLDWPEAIKLMQKNWIGRSTGAHIAFPVADREGVDPIRVFTTRPDTVYGATYMVVAPEHELVDGIVPAAWPEGTHAVWTGGHDTPAQAVAAYRAQAAAKTDVERQADAKVKTGVFTGAYAVNPVNGARIPVFIADYVLAGYGTGAIMAVPGQDERDWEFAEVFELPIIRTVQPSAGFDGKAYTGEGPAINSGMLDGLGIAEAKEKIIAWLEAEGHGQGATTYRLRDWLFSRQRYWGEPFPIVYGTDGQAVALPESMLPLELPEVADFSPKTFDPDDASSSPETPLSRAKEWVEVELDLGDGPQTYIRETNTMPQWAGSCWYQLRYLDPANEQAFVDPANEAYWVGPQAPGDSGGVDLYVGGVEHAVLHLLYARFWHKVLFDLGHVSSFEPYHRLFNQGYIQAYAYTDDRGAYVPAEEVSEEQAGVYTWNGEKVGREYGKMGKSLKNVVTPDEMVERYGADTFRVYEMSMGPLEVSRPWDTRAVVGSYRFLQRVWRTMIDEETGAVTVVDTPASDDLRRLLHRTIAGVREDMAALRFNTAVAKLIELTNAVTKAGATPREIAEPLVLMLAPVAPHIAEELWRRLGHDASLTFADFPVADPALLTADLVTYPVQVNGKVRGRIEVAADAAEDEVRAAALAAVTDSLSGKDPKKVIVIPGRLVSVVA
- a CDS encoding MoxR family ATPase; translated protein: MTVDEFRATTNAIVANIEQVIEGKTATVRLALAVLLAEGHLLIEDVPGVGKTKLAKALARSIDCSVRRIQFTPDLLPSDVTGVSVYNQETRDFEFKPGAVFANLVVGDEINRASPKTQSALLECMEEHQVTVDGVTYAMEVPFMVVATQNPIEMEGTYPLPEAQRDRFTARIAMGYPDAAAEFAMLDGYQAHDPLEDLSAVVDGGTVRRLIATVRNVHVADAVKRYAVELVTATREAPELRLGASPRSTLQLLRTAKAVAALDGRDYVVPDDLQTLAVPVLAHRVIPTADAQLARRTTDAILSELVHRLPVPHDRSRSPYDTRPATPPNSFYDRRG